The following proteins are encoded in a genomic region of Neovison vison isolate M4711 chromosome 12, ASM_NN_V1, whole genome shotgun sequence:
- the KLRB1 gene encoding killer cell lectin-like receptor subfamily B member 1, with protein MPLFAMDGQVVYADLNLSRGSCLTSSSPPSLPQDICQGSSWHPFALKLGCTAIIVLTLTVIGLSVSVILLRRNSSIEESQVDVQENKNETKEKPNLLKCPGDWHLLQEKCLFLSRAPNTWNDSLTDCSTKESSLLLIQDQEELKLIQNWINEKGMLFWIGLTLSEKKWKWINGSFLNSNVLQITGSTQESSCVFISQTGIVSDYCDTENRWICQKELKPVRNKVCSES; from the exons ATGCCCCTGTTTGCAATGGATGGACAAGTGGTATATGCTGACTTAAACCTATCCAGGGGTTCTTGCCTTACAAGTTCATCACCCCCATCACTTCCTCAAG ACATCTGTCAAGGTTCATCTTGGCATCCGTTTGCTCTGAAACTTGGTTGTACTGCCATTATTGTTCTTACTTTGACTGTGATTGGGTTGAGTGTTTCAG TGATACTCTTAAGACGAAACTCATCAATAGAGGAAAGCCAAGTGGATGTTCAAGAGAACAAGAATGAAACAAAAG AGAAACCAAACCTGTTAAAGTGCCCAGGAGACTGGCATCTACTCCAAGAAAAATGCTTGTTTCTTTCCCGTGCTCCCAACACTTGGAATGACAGTCTGACTGATTGTTCCACAAAAGAATCCAGTTTGCTGCTTATTCAAGATCAGGAAGAATtg AAACTCATACAAAACTGGATAAATGAAAAGGGAATGCTATTTTGGATTGGATTAACATtatcagaaaagaaatggaagtggATAAAtggctcatttttaaattcaaatgt ATTACAAATTACTGGTTCTACTCAAGAAAGCAGCTGTGTTTTCATCTCACAGACAGGAATTGTTTCTGACTACTGTGACACAGAAAATAGATGGATCTGccaaaaagaactaaaacctgtCAGAAATAAAGTATGTTCTGAGTCTTGA